From the Fibrobacter sp. UWH6 genome, the window GGCAATGATGCGGACGTTCACCTTCTTTGAAAAACGGGCGCCCACGCGTTCCATTTCGCCGTCCTGCAGAAGGCGCAAAAGTTTCACCTGAAGGTTGGGAGAAAGCTCCGCCACTTCATCCAGAAAGAGAGTTCCACCATCAGCCTGCTCCACGCGGCCCGGAGTTTCCGTAAGCACGCCAACCAAGGCGCCACGCTCGCTTCCGAAAAGTTCGCGGTCCAGCACAGATTCTGGCATAGAGGCGCAGTGGACGCGAATGTAGGGATGAGTGTTGCGGTCGGAACGGTAATGGATAGCTTCAGCCACGAGGCCCTTGCCGGTACCCACCTCCCCCACGATCAACACGGGAAGAGGATTCTTGGAAACCTGGTCGATCTGGGCGTAGACACGCTGCATTTCACTGGAGCGACCGATAATATTGTCAGGCTGGAAACGGTCCTTAAGCTCCATGGTCAAGCGTTCATTTTCGGCCTTGAGGATCTCGTTTTCTTCGCGAGCCTGACGGCGCAATTTCACGGCCGCGGCCAACATCTGGGCGATAATTTCCAGAAGGCGAAGTTTTTCGGGAAGCTGTTCTTCCACAGGATCCTGGACGTCGGCACTCAAGGCACCAATGACCTCATGTTCCATGATCACGGGAACGCAAAGGAAAGCACGGTTTTCATCCTTACCACGACCAGTACGGTCAAGGAAGTTGGGATCCTTACCCACAGAGGGAATGATGACCGGCTTACCAGTTTCCACCACGCGGCCAGTGACGCCTTCACCCACCTTATAGCGACCCTTACGGGCCTGGCGGCTGGAAAGGCCTTCTGCAATTTCAATGGAGATTTCGCCGGTATGGCGATTATACAAAGTAAGGGTGGCATGCTGCACACCCATGGTAGACTCCAACACTTCAAGAATGGGATGAGCCACATTCTCGAAGTCCAGACTCTGGTTCAAAATGGAGCTGATCTTGTAGAGCAGCTCCAGTTCTTGAATCTTACTTTGTTGTAGTTTTTCCATCTAGTAGTTTTCGCTGGATCCTTCGCTTCGCTCAGGATGACATCACTGTCTACTTCCTACTAACCACTGTCTACTTACTTCAGGGCTTCCTGGACCAGGGCGCTGACGCGCTTGCCATCGAAACGGCCCTTCACCTTGGGCTGAAGTTCCTTCATGATCTTGCCCATATCCTTGGGAGAGGAAGCACCAGTTGCAGCCTTGATTTCGGCGATGAGAGCCTTCACTTCTTCTTCGGAAAGTTCGGCAGGCATATACTTCTTGTAGATGGCGATGACAGCTTCTTCAGCGGGAATCTTGTCTTCAAATCCACCCTTCTTGAGGATTTCAATGGCTTCCTGCTTCTGCTTCACGCTCTTTGCCAGGGCATCGACGCACATTTCGTCGGTAATGCTTTCGGTAATCTGGGCGGGAGTAGCGCCGGCCTTCATGGCTTCATTCTTGATATCAGAATGAAGAGTGCGAAGAACGCTGAGAGTTTCGGAATCATGAGCCTTCATAGAGGCCTTGATATCATCAAGAATGCGAGTCAACAATTCACTTGCCATATTTTTCCCTTTGACTATAAACACCTAATGAGCCACCAACCACAGGTTAGCGACTCACAAAGTAGAAAGTTTCGCTTTTTAGGAATGCCCGGCTACGCGTAAGCTAGACATTCTCCGGCGTGACACTATCTGGACTGTACCCTAGACAGGGCGACCAGACTAGTAGAGACGCTTGCGGTTCTGGTCAGCGATTTCCTTCAGGCGCTTGCGACGAGCAGCAGTTTCGATGCGCTTCTTTTCTTCAGAAGGCTTTTCGAAGCGCTGACGCTTCTTGACATCGGAAATGATGCCGTTCTTTTCGCAAGACTTGGTGAAACGCTTGAGAGCGCGTTCGAAAGGTTCGTTGGACTTAACAATAACGCCGATCACGATAATCCTTTGGTTAAGTTTAAAATTCAAAATTGGATAGCCAAATATATTTATTCCCAATAGTTCCGTCAAGGGTAATAAAAAAAAGACCCTTTTTATTTTTTTATAACTTGCGGAATATCAAAGACTTATGTATATTTTAACCGAAAATCATATAGCTTATTTTTTTGATACATTCAATAAAATTCGGAGATTTTGATGAAATCCCTTTCCGTTTTTTCTGCGAAAATCGCAACGATAATTTCTCTTGCCGCGGCATGTTCGATGTTCGTTGCCTGCAACGAAGAGGAAGACCTCGTTCCCCAGATGGAACCCGCCAAGCCCGCCGCCCAGGCAGCACCCGCTCCCAAAGCAGCAGCTCCCGCCCCGGCTCCCAAGCCCGCCCCCGTCGAAGAAGCTAAGAGCGCAGACGAACCGGTCCTGGTTCCCATCCAGTCCCTTTCCAACGACAACAAGGATGATGCTCCCGCAGCAGTTGCCGCCCCCGAAGGCAGCAACCAGCCCGGCAGCAAGGGCGACTTCGTAATTCAGGTCAGCATCCAGTCTTCCAAGAAGGCCGCTGACGGTATCGTAAAGAAACTGGCAGAACAGAATATCAAGGCCTACATCGCCGAAGTCGAAAATCCGGGCGAGCTGGAAGGCACATACTACCGCATCCGCGTCGGTTTCTTTGAAACCAGCAACGACGCCCAGGAATACGGTAAGCAAGTCCTGAAGGCATTGAATTTTGCATGGTGGGTCGACAAACGTAAGAACGACGAAGTCGGCAATCCCGCAGGCGATTACTCCAGTGATATGGAAGAAGACGACGAAGAAGAAGAGGAAGAAACTCCGGCTCCGGCACCCAAGCCCGCACCGGCTCCTGCTCCTACTCCGGCTCCCGCTCCTGCCCCTGCACCGGCTCCGGCACCCGAGCCCGCACCGGCACCCGAGCCTGCTCCCGCTCCCGAAGCACCGGCCGCAGACGGTTTCGACGACTGGGACTAATTCAAAAAAGAGATTAAAAAAAGCTCCGTTCCAAAGGAACGGGGCTTTTTTTAATTGCTTCAAAAAACGAACTACATTTCGCCGCGGCTAACGAAATCGTTGAAACTTTGGCATATGTCGTTAAAATTTTCTTCGACTTCGTCCAAGCCCTCTGCAGCGCCGTATAAATACTCGCTGTATTCATCAACAGTTATCTGCAAGCCGGAGCATTCGACCTGGTAGCTGCCATCTCTCCATGAAGCAGCTTCTTCCTTCTGATCAGCACAAGCCACATCGGCATCCGCCTGAGTCGAGTAACCATAAACAGAATGGAAGGTCACCTTGGAGTCGCTAACCACAGTTGCAGTGGACGTATAGGAAATACCCATTACGTATTCGCTCAAAGTCACAGAGTTTCCAGACCTGGAAACACTACATTGAGCACCCTGGGCATTAGAGCTGCTATCACCACAGGCAGTTAAAGAGAACATGGCACCAGCGGCCACGACAAATGCGAATTTACTCAAGTTCATAATTCCTCCTTTTAAGAAAGTTAGCTCAAATACACTCTTTTTCTGCCAATCATTGAAAGCTATTCCACCGAAATCTATATTTTACCCATGCCTACAAGAAAGCCTAAGATTTTCGTCGTTCATCTCGGTTGTTCCAAAAACCAGGTGGACGCAGAACGCCTCGTTGGAGAAATGCTGAACGTCGGTTTTGAAACCACGGAAACAGCCTCCAAGGCCGATTACATCCTGGTAAACACCTGCGGATTTATCGAAGCCGCCAAGGAAGAATCCATCAACGCCATCCTCGCCCAGGTAAAGGGCAAGAAAGCGAAGCAAAAGCTGATCGTGACGGGATGTCTCAGCAAGCGCTACGGCGAAGAGCTGGAAAAGGAAATCCCCGAAGTCGATTTCTGGGCAGGCACCTATCAGCCCGGCGAACTTCTGGCAAAGATGGGCATCGACCAGCCGGCAGGCTGCAATCCTGCCAAGCTTCCCCGCCTGAACCTGGGCGGACTCCCCCACCACGCCTACCTGAAGATTGCGGAAGGCTGCAACCGCCGCTGCGCCTACTGCGCCATTCCCAATATCCGCGGGCTGCAGAAATCCACCTCCGTTGCGGAACTGGTGAAGGAAGCCAAGGAACTGGAAGCCCAGGGCATCAAGGAACTGACCCTTATCGCCCAGGACACTACCTTCTTCGGTCGCGAAAAGAAGAAGGAAGGCGAAACCCTCACGGACCTGTTGAAGGCGCTGCTCGCCGAGACGAACATTCCCTGGATCCGTATGCTGTACTGGTACCCCGCCTTCATCGACGATGAACTGCTGGACCTGATGGCCAAGGAACCCCGCCTGGTCAAGTACATCGACATGCCTATCCAGCATAGCAGCGACCCCGTTCTGAAGAACATGCTGCGCAAGTACACCCGTCAGGAACTCCGTGACATCCTCCGCAAGATCCGCACCAAGCTCCCCGACGTCACCCTCCGTACCACCGTGCTGGTAGGCTTCCCCGGCGAAACCCACGAAGACTTCGAAGACCTGATGGACCTGCTCCAGGAAATCAAGTTCGAGCACTTGGGCGGATTCGTGTTCAGCCCCGAAGAAGGCACTCCGGTCATGAACATGAAGAAACTCGCCCCCGTGGACGAAAGCGACGCCCGCGCCCGCCTGGACGCCATCACCGACTTCCAGGAAGAACTGGCAGCACAGCGCGCCGAAGAAATGATCGGCAAGACAGTGACCGTCATCCTGGACGAAGAAGCCGAAGAAAGCGAATACCACTTCTACGGCCGCACCGAAGGCAACTCCCTGGACACCGACGACATCGTGAAGGTGCTGGAAGGCGACGGTGAAGTTGGAACGTTCCGCCAGGCATTGGTTGTCGATGCGGAACCCCACGAACTGATCGTAAAGTTGCTAGACTAGATTATTTTGGGGTGGTCCGCCGACCCCAAGCGCAAACAATAAAAAGAACATAAAAAAAGACCCCCGCTGGGGGTCTTTGGCGTTTTTATGCTCTCGACGCGATTCATCAAAACTTCGTTTTGATAGCTCCTGCGCGGCTCGGCAATGAACGAACAAGTTCGTTCGCTGCACTCGCCTTATGCAGGAGTCGAACTAGTTCTCGTCGCCTAGTAAAATAAAACACCAAAGACCCAATGGGTCTTTGGCGTTTTTATGCTCTCGACGCGACTCGAACGCGTGACCTTCTCCTTCGGAGGGAGACACTCTAATCCAACTGAGCTACGAAAGCGAAAGCCTCTAGAACCGTTGAACGTTCTTCAAGGCGATTCGCAATATAGTAAAAAAGAAAACCGCCCATCTTGATTGGGGCGGCATTCTTTAAAACTTGTTCCAAAAGTTAGCTGTTATCGACCAGCAGCGCTAGAACGGGCACGAGCCTTTTCACGTTCACGACGACGCTTTTCGGTGTCATCCGGGAAGAGTTCCGGCAGGGCATAACCGATGGCGATACCGAAGACAATACCAGTCTTGTTCATACCGTCCTGGTTAACCACCTTGGAATCCCACTGACCATTCTGCCACATGCCAAGCACTTCACGCTTGCCCCAGCTGGGGTTGTCGGTGGATTCATCCCACTGGGCAGGCTTCTTTGCCAGCTTGGGAGCATAGTACATACCGATAGAGAACTGCAGGTAGTACCATTCATTGGTCATATAGGCAATAAGAACGTCAAACTGGTAACCTTCCACAGAAATCAAGGCACGAACGTTATTATCCGGTTTGATGTCATGGTCGAAGTAAACAGTGCCATAAGAAGCAGAAATACCCAGATGGAGAGGATTCTTCGGGAAGAGGTAGTAGTTAATACCGGCCTTCCAACCAGAGCCACCTTCCAATTCAAATTCTTCGAAGTCGGTGTCGGTACCCTTAGGCAGGAAACCGAAAGAACCGAATACGGCCAGATGGAACGGCAGGACGTATTCCGCACCGATACCGAAGCTCATACCCATACCGGTTTCACCCATGAAGGCATAGCGAGAACCCATACCCATCTGCAGAATGAGACGGTTACGGAGCCAGTCACGACGACGTTCGGAGTTTGCGTATTCATCCTGACGCTGTTCTTCTTCGAACTTCTTGCGTTCCAGCTGTTCCTTGCGCTGAGCGACAGTCAGATCGCCGCTGGCAAATTCTTCATCTTCCCCTTCTTCGTCATCGTCGTCCATGGCAGCAGCACGGGCAGCCTTGCCCTTAGATGCCTTCGGCGGAGCAGAGACAAAGCCATCATCGTCTTCGTCAGAAGCAACAGACGGAGCGGAGACGTAATCGTCGTCATCATCATCCTGAGCCCAAGATACAGACGCAAAAGCGGACAAACCGAGAGTCAAACAGGTAGTCAACAAAAGTTTTTTTAACATCAAAAGCCTCTGATTATATAATCGCCTTTGGAATATAACTTATTAAATCCGCCAAATGCAAAAGCCTTTATGTAAAAGTTGATTAAAAATGCCGATTTTTATAAAAACAGCGGGTTTGTGCGACCCAAGGTCCCGCTATTCCACTTTTAACAACTTAGCTTTTATGGAACCGAGGGCAATTTCGCACTCCATAAGGACCGGAATACGACGTTCATCATCGGTCAGCCATATAAAAATGCGGCCCTTCGACACAAAAATGCCGTCTCCATCCAGCACGGGTTCCACTTTTATAGTGTTTACCGTGCCAATTTTGGTCTTTAGGGTTTCGCGTCCATGGACAAGGACCTTCAGTTCGTAGCGTTTCTTGCCGCTCACTGCCGAAAAGCGAGAAGTATCCCCTACCGTCAACGGCAGAGTTCGGACCAGGTAAAAGGCAGACATGATGCTGTGCTCGATACCCTGGATGGCCACGACGGTATCGGCGGAGCGCTTGACCTTGCGAACCTTTCCGTCGGTAAAGACCGTGTCGGAAAGCCATGCCTTTTCGCCCTTGCGGTCGAACCGGATTACGGACTTGTTATGGTAGCTACCCTCGTTCAAGGTCTTGCGGAAAACTTCCGTCATGAGCCCCTTGTTACGAACGCGGGTGTAGATGGTGTCAGACACCGGATAGATTTTCTTGAGGGACCCCTCATCATGAGCCAAGGTGTAGAATTCAGTCTTGCCGTCCTTGGAAGGTTTGACCTCCAGCACGGCCTTGCCTGCAGTAATGATACCCCAGCCCAGACTAAAAGTCAGACGTTCACCCTTCATCCAGGGAGCCTTGACCTCGGGAAGGTTCGGCTCACCGGCAAAGGATGAAGTAGAAAGCAGGCCTAGAAACGCAAATGCAAAAAACAACTTAGACACAAAGCCAAATTTGCACTTGATTTTTTTCACGATCCTAACCACTTCCTACCGTCTACTTCCTACTACCTACTAGCCTTCGATGTCGCCCAGACCCTTGCGGTATTCCACAAGCTTTGCCTTGACGGCAGGGTCAGTGAGAGCGACGATGTGGGCGGCCAGGTAGCCGGCGTTCTTGCCGTTACCGATACCAACAGTTGCAACAGGAATGCCACCGGGCATCTGGACGATGGAATGGAGAGCGTCCACACCGTTCAGGGGACCGCCAGCGCAGGGCAGACCGATCACCGGAAGGATGGTGTGAGCGGCCAACACGCCCGGAAGAGCTGCGGCGAGACCGGCAACACCGATGATGACCTGGAGGCCACGGCCTTCAGCTTCCTTGGCGTACTTTGCAGTAGCGTTGGGAGTGCGGTGTGCAGAGTAAATGTTGAATTCCCACTTGATGCCGAAGCTGTCCAGCACAGCGGTGATCTTGTCTACAACTTCCTGGTCGCTCTTGCTACCAGCAACGATGCCGACCTTAGCGTTTTCTACTAGCATCTTGCCAAACCCTTCTTACCAATGTCCTTACGATAGAACTTACCTTCGAATTCAACCTTTTCGCAAGCGGCGTATGCAACGTCCAGAGCTTCGCGAAGAGTTGCACCGTGACCTACGACGCCGAACACGCGACCACCGTTGGTGACCAGCTTGCCGTCGGCCATCTTGGTACCGGCGTGGAGAACCTGTGCGCCGTTCTTTTCGGCTTCTTCGATACCGGTAACCACCTTGCCCTTTTCGTAGGAACCAGGATAGCCAGCGCTTGCGAGAACCACGATTGCAGCGGAACCCTTGGGAGCCTTGGGGGCGCCAAGCTTAGAGAGTTCGCCCTTTTCGGCAGCGTCAAAGAGAGCCAGCACGTCGCCATCGTAAAGCGGCAGAACAATCTGGCATTCCGGGTCGCCCAGACGGCAGTTGTATTCCACAACCTTGGGGCCCTTAGAGGTCACCATGATGCCCACATAGAGCACGCCAGTGTAGGGCTTGCCTTCGGCAGCCATACCCTTGAGGGTAGGTTCGATAATGGTCTTCTTCACTTCGTCCAGCAGAGCGTCGGTAACAACCGGAGCCGGAGAGTATGCACCCATTCCACCGGTGTTGGGGCCCTTGTCGTCATCGAAGACGCGCTTGTGGTCCTGGGCGGAAGAGAGGATGGCGTAATCCTTGCCGTCGGAAACGACGAAGATGGAAGCTTCTTCGCCGTCCATGAATTCTTCGATCACGACAGTCTTGCCGGATTCGCCAAAGACGGCCTTTTCGCCAAGCATTTCTTCCACAGCGTCGTCAGCTTCCTTGTCGGTCATGCAGACGATGGCGCCCTTACCAGCAGCAAGGCCGGAAGCCTTCACCACGATGGGAGCGGGATGTTCTGCCAGGAACTTCTTTGCGGAAGCCAGGTCAGTGAAAGTTTCGAATGCTGCGGTGGGGACATTGTACTTCTTCA encodes:
- a CDS encoding sigma-54-dependent Fis family transcriptional regulator is translated as MEKLQQSKIQELELLYKISSILNQSLDFENVAHPILEVLESTMGVQHATLTLYNRHTGEISIEIAEGLSSRQARKGRYKVGEGVTGRVVETGKPVIIPSVGKDPNFLDRTGRGKDENRAFLCVPVIMEHEVIGALSADVQDPVEEQLPEKLRLLEIIAQMLAAAVKLRRQAREENEILKAENERLTMELKDRFQPDNIIGRSSEMQRVYAQIDQVSKNPLPVLIVGEVGTGKGLVAEAIHYRSDRNTHPYIRVHCASMPESVLDRELFGSERGALVGVLTETPGRVEQADGGTLFLDEVAELSPNLQVKLLRLLQDGEMERVGARFSKKVNVRIIAATTKNLQQMVAEGTFREDLYYQLHISPIYVPALHNRKTDIVLLADHFVEHYCRIVGKNVRRLARTTINMLMSYPWPGNVRELENAIERAVLVTDEDVIYPHHFPTTLQTAETSGTQVSGNLKLMVEAYERDIICDALKSSKGKMAAAARSLSTTPRILTYKIKQLGIDLAAFTR
- a CDS encoding GatB/YqeY domain-containing protein, coding for MASELLTRILDDIKASMKAHDSETLSVLRTLHSDIKNEAMKAGATPAQITESITDEMCVDALAKSVKQKQEAIEILKKGGFEDKIPAEEAVIAIYKKYMPAELSEEEVKALIAEIKAATGASSPKDMGKIMKELQPKVKGRFDGKRVSALVQEALK
- the rpsU gene encoding 30S ribosomal protein S21, which codes for MIGVIVKSNEPFERALKRFTKSCEKNGIISDVKKRQRFEKPSEEKKRIETAARRKRLKEIADQNRKRLY
- a CDS encoding SPOR domain-containing protein, which codes for MKSLSVFSAKIATIISLAAACSMFVACNEEEDLVPQMEPAKPAAQAAPAPKAAAPAPAPKPAPVEEAKSADEPVLVPIQSLSNDNKDDAPAAVAAPEGSNQPGSKGDFVIQVSIQSSKKAADGIVKKLAEQNIKAYIAEVENPGELEGTYYRIRVGFFETSNDAQEYGKQVLKALNFAWWVDKRKNDEVGNPAGDYSSDMEEDDEEEEEETPAPAPKPAPAPAPTPAPAPAPAPAPAPEPAPAPEPAPAPEAPAADGFDDWD
- the rimO gene encoding 30S ribosomal protein S12 methylthiotransferase RimO; this translates as MPTRKPKIFVVHLGCSKNQVDAERLVGEMLNVGFETTETASKADYILVNTCGFIEAAKEESINAILAQVKGKKAKQKLIVTGCLSKRYGEELEKEIPEVDFWAGTYQPGELLAKMGIDQPAGCNPAKLPRLNLGGLPHHAYLKIAEGCNRRCAYCAIPNIRGLQKSTSVAELVKEAKELEAQGIKELTLIAQDTTFFGREKKKEGETLTDLLKALLAETNIPWIRMLYWYPAFIDDELLDLMAKEPRLVKYIDMPIQHSSDPVLKNMLRKYTRQELRDILRKIRTKLPDVTLRTTVLVGFPGETHEDFEDLMDLLQEIKFEHLGGFVFSPEEGTPVMNMKKLAPVDESDARARLDAITDFQEELAAQRAEEMIGKTVTVILDEEAEESEYHFYGRTEGNSLDTDDIVKVLEGDGEVGTFRQALVVDAEPHELIVKLLD
- a CDS encoding autotransporter outer membrane beta-barrel domain-containing protein, whose amino-acid sequence is MLKKLLLTTCLTLGLSAFASVSWAQDDDDDDYVSAPSVASDEDDDGFVSAPPKASKGKAARAAAMDDDDEEGEDEEFASGDLTVAQRKEQLERKKFEEEQRQDEYANSERRRDWLRNRLILQMGMGSRYAFMGETGMGMSFGIGAEYVLPFHLAVFGSFGFLPKGTDTDFEEFELEGGSGWKAGINYYLFPKNPLHLGISASYGTVYFDHDIKPDNNVRALISVEGYQFDVLIAYMTNEWYYLQFSIGMYYAPKLAKKPAQWDESTDNPSWGKREVLGMWQNGQWDSKVVNQDGMNKTGIVFGIAIGYALPELFPDDTEKRRREREKARARSSAAGR
- a CDS encoding DUF3108 domain-containing protein, with amino-acid sequence MSKLFFAFAFLGLLSTSSFAGEPNLPEVKAPWMKGERLTFSLGWGIITAGKAVLEVKPSKDGKTEFYTLAHDEGSLKKIYPVSDTIYTRVRNKGLMTEVFRKTLNEGSYHNKSVIRFDRKGEKAWLSDTVFTDGKVRKVKRSADTVVAIQGIEHSIMSAFYLVRTLPLTVGDTSRFSAVSGKKRYELKVLVHGRETLKTKIGTVNTIKVEPVLDGDGIFVSKGRIFIWLTDDERRIPVLMECEIALGSIKAKLLKVE
- the purE gene encoding 5-(carboxyamino)imidazole ribonucleotide mutase; this translates as MLVENAKVGIVAGSKSDQEVVDKITAVLDSFGIKWEFNIYSAHRTPNATAKYAKEAEGRGLQVIIGVAGLAAALPGVLAAHTILPVIGLPCAGGPLNGVDALHSIVQMPGGIPVATVGIGNGKNAGYLAAHIVALTDPAVKAKLVEYRKGLGDIEG
- the purD gene encoding phosphoribosylamine--glycine ligase → MNILVVGSGGREHAIALAVKKSPMCDSLICAPGNPGMANLGKCIPVDVADPKAIADLAVANNIDLAIIGPEIPLVAGVVDEFRARGLRAFGPTAGAAALEGSKAFSKDIMKKYNVPTAAFETFTDLASAKKFLAEHPAPIVVKASGLAAGKGAIVCMTDKEADDAVEEMLGEKAVFGESGKTVVIEEFMDGEEASIFVVSDGKDYAILSSAQDHKRVFDDDKGPNTGGMGAYSPAPVVTDALLDEVKKTIIEPTLKGMAAEGKPYTGVLYVGIMVTSKGPKVVEYNCRLGDPECQIVLPLYDGDVLALFDAAEKGELSKLGAPKAPKGSAAIVVLASAGYPGSYEKGKVVTGIEEAEKNGAQVLHAGTKMADGKLVTNGGRVFGVVGHGATLREALDVAYAACEKVEFEGKFYRKDIGKKGLARC